Proteins from one Arthrobacter sp. DNA4 genomic window:
- a CDS encoding HEPN domain-containing protein produces MSETTIAHPAAYSLWTRLESEFERYHKAITFIPVDQMRLQEDLRRYLCLRCAGFLEQLVYVSVHLYLDSTGGGPSRAFAKSFFSHAPNLNADSFAKLLGRFGEDHAARFDEFLTRPRRDSLNDLYSVRNPIAHGDVTGGQKLDPERYRRLCGEIYQWLTSDLLTPSGVSVNLARRADD; encoded by the coding sequence ATGTCCGAGACTACTATCGCCCACCCCGCAGCATACTCCCTCTGGACTCGTCTAGAATCAGAGTTCGAGCGCTACCATAAGGCAATCACTTTCATACCGGTTGACCAGATGCGGCTGCAAGAGGATCTTCGCCGTTATTTATGCCTACGATGCGCCGGCTTTTTGGAACAACTCGTTTATGTGAGCGTACACCTTTACCTCGATTCAACGGGCGGAGGCCCAAGCCGGGCGTTCGCCAAGTCATTCTTCTCCCATGCTCCCAACCTCAACGCGGACTCCTTCGCAAAGCTTTTAGGCCGCTTCGGAGAAGATCATGCCGCCCGATTTGATGAGTTCTTGACTAGGCCGAGGCGCGACAGTTTGAACGACCTCTACTCTGTAAGGAATCCGATTGCTCACGGAGACGTCACGGGCGGGCAGAAGCTTGACCCAGAGCGCTACCGCCGACTGTGCGGGGAGATCTATCAGTGGCTGACTAGCGATCTGCTCACGCCCAGTGGCGTTTCCGTGAACCTCGCACGAAGAGCTGACGACTAA